In Thalassophryne amazonica chromosome 14, fThaAma1.1, whole genome shotgun sequence, one DNA window encodes the following:
- the atp5mc3a gene encoding ATP synthase membrane subunit c locus 3a — MYACAKFVSTPALVRAGSRALYRPLSASVLSRPDVNTETSTAVMPQSPLTQVTLRGFQTSAVSRDIDTAAKFIGAGAATVGVAGSGAGIGTVFGSLIIGYARNPSLKQQLFSYAILGFALSEAMGLFCLMVAFLILFAM, encoded by the exons GTCCGTGCTGGTTCCCGGGCTCTTTACAGACCCCTGTCTGCTTCTGTGCTGTCCAGGCCTGATGTCAACACAGAg ACGAGCACCGCTGTGATGCCACAAAGCCCTCTAACCCAGGTCACACTGAGAGGCTTCCAGACCAGTGCTGTGAGCAGGGACATTGATACAGCTGCCAAGTTCATTGGAGCTGGTGCTGCCACTGTGGGAGTGGCTGGATCTGGAGCTGGAATTGGGACCGTATTCGGCAGTCTCATCATTGGTTATGCTAG AAACCCATCTCTGAAACAGCAGCTGTTCTCATACGCCATTCTGGGATTTGCCCTGTCTGAAGCCATGGGACTGTTCTGTTTGATGGTTGCTTTCCTTATCCTGTTTGCTATGTAA